Within the Solibacillus silvestris genome, the region AATAATGGAATTAATAAACTAATTCCAAACCCTGGTGCCTTGTCCAGATCTACTTCTTCAGATTTCTTCAATAATGGAGGTATTGGCAAATCCAAATTCTTTAAAACCCGCGGAAGAATAATCCCCGCAGCAATAATCGCAGGTACAGCTACAACAATCCCCAGCAGGTAAACCATCCCCATATCTGCACCATATGCTTCTACAAGTGCAGTTGGACCAGGCTGTGGCGGGAATATACTATGCGCCATCGTAGCGGCAGCAACCATCGTAATCCCTAAACGCAAGTAAGGCATTTTTGCTTCAATTGCAATTGAAATAACTAAAGGCGCCAAAATAATAAATGCCACTTCATAGAAAACGGAAATACCGAAAATTGCACCGACAATTAAAATTGCCCATTCTACATTTTTTGCTCCGAATTTTTTAAGCAATGTCGAGGCAACTCGTTGTGCAGCTCCCGAATCGACCATTAACTTTCCGAGAACTGCACCCATCCCGATAATAATCGCTAAACTTCCAAGTGTGCTCCCAAAGCCTGTTTTAACAGATGTCACAACATCCGTTAATGATAAACCATTTAAAACCCCAACAAGAATTGCAACAATAAGTAAAGCTAATACACTATTTAATTTGACAACGATGTTTAAATATAATAATAAACCGACACCAAGTGCGACCCAGATGATCGGTAAATAGTCTACTATGAAATCCATGTTTTCCCCCTAGGTTAATAGCTGTACATCCAGTCTATCTATCAACACAGCTTATTGTATTAATGACTTTGACGCATATTTAGTTGGCCACCAAAGCGAATTGTTTTAGACAGCTTTTGTTCCCCTTTGATTTGCTGTAATAATAACTCCACGGCTTTATTCGCCATTTTTGTTGTTGGCTGTGAAATGGTCGTAAGTTGGGGTGTAAACAAGTTTGCAAATGACACATCATCTATTCCAATAACAGCTAAATCTTTTGGAATGACAAGTTGATGCTCTTTTGCAAAGTTTAAGATTTCGACTAATACACGGTCACTGCCTGCGATAATCGCTTCCGGCCGCTGATCCAGTTCAAACATATTACGAAGAGATACTTTCATTTCTTCGACTTCGACACTATGTATATATTCATCCCGTACTTGTATGCCTCTACTCACTAAAGCTTTTTTATAACCTTCAATTCGCTCCAGCCGTGGTGTAATATTACGTGTTATCGGTGCGGTCAGTATGGCAATCCGGCTATGCCCGTTATCGGTCAATGCCTTTACCGCCACTTCTGCCGCCTGTTCATTTTCCAGTAAAATAGAGGGAATTCCTAAGCCCTCTATCGTACGGTCCATGAAAACAATCGGATATTTTTTCTTTTTCATTTGCTCATATAAATCCAAATTGTCGCCAGTAGGAAAGATTATCATCCCATCCACCTGTTTTGCCATGAGCATTTCGATATACTGCCGTTCTTTCTCAGGTTCATCGTCAGCGTTACATACAATTGTATGAAAGCCGTTTTTATTAAAGTTCAATTCAATTGCGCGAATAATATGAGTGGAGAATGAATGTAGAATATTCGCGACAATAATCCCAACAGTGAAAGTAGATTTTTGCGACAAACTACGAGCAATAATATTTGGTCGGTAATTAAGCTCGCGAATGGAATATTCCACTTTTTTTCGGGTATGCTCACTCATATATTCATAGCGGCCATTCAAATATTGTGAAATAGTACTTTTAGAAACCCCCGCATGCTTTGCGACATCGGAAATCGTGACATTTTTCAAATATCACACCCCCGAATACGCGTTAAAGCCACCATCTACTGCAATTGTTGTACCCGTAATAAACGAAGAATAAGAAGAGTCCAGTAAAAATAGCAGAGCCCCTAATAATTGATCTGGCTCACCAAATCTTTTCATCGGTGTTGCTTCAATAATTTTTTTTGAACGTGCTGTATACTCTCCTTCTGCATCAACGAGCAGATCTTTATTTTGCTGGGTAATGAAAAATCCAGGTGCAATTGCATTTACACGTAAGCCTGTTTCAGCAAAGTGAACAGCCATCCAGCTTGTAAAGTTGTTTATCGCCGCTTTTGCTGCACTGTACGCAGGGATTTTCGTTAATGGTGTGTATGCGCTCATCGATGAAATGTTGATGATGGCTGGATTTTCTGCTTGTAAAAGTGCCTCTCCAAATACTTGGCATGCCAGGAATGTTCCTGTGAAATTTAAAGAGAATACATCGGAAAAGCCATTTTCCTGCAAGTCAAAAAATGAAAGACCAGTAGAATTCGCCTCATAATATTCTTTTTCGGTAATCGCATCCGGATGGTTTCCGCCTGCACCGTTAATTAAAAAATCAATACGTCCAAACTGCTCAAGAATTTGCTCTTTTGCTGCAAGTAAAGAATCTTTGTTAAGTACATCAGCAGTTATTGCCACAGCATTCCCCCCTGCTGCAACGATTTCCTCTTTAACTGCTTCGACCTTTGACTCAGTACGACCGATAATCGCCACCTTTACTTGCTGGCGTGCCAATTCCTGTGCCATCTTTGAGCATAGAACACCGCTGCCACCTGTAATTACTGCTACTTTATTTGCTAAATTTTCGTGTATTGGAATCATTATTTGCCTCCTGTTTGTTCGCTGTAAGCATCCCATAAACCATTTAAATACATAATACCGAGTGCACGATCATATAAACCGTAGCCAGGGCGACAAACTTCTCCCCATAAGTGACGTCCATGATCCGGACGTACATAGCCTGTATAATTTTGTTCATGCAATGTTTTAACGATCCCTTTAATATCAATTGAACCATCTGATGTAAAATGAGAAGTTTCTGCAAAGCTGCCATTTTCGTAGATTTTCACATTACGAATATGGGCAAACGGTGAACGATATGCATATTTTTCGGCAATTGCGACCATGTCATTATCCGGTGATGCACCCATCGATCCAGAGCAGAATGTAAAGCTGTTTGCTAAAGAATCATTGATCTCGATTAACTTTTCATAGCTTGCTGCTCCTGTAATGATGCGCGGTAAGCCAAAAATTGAATACGGCGGATCATCCGGATGAATTGCCATGCGTATTCCAACCTCTTCTGCAACAGGAATAATGGCATCTAAAAAGTAACGTAAGTTGTTCCATAGCTTTTGCTCATCCACTTCTTTATACGCTTCGAAAAGTTCCGCGATACGGGCCATACGTTCAGGCTCCCAACCTGGCAAAGTTAAATCAGAAGCTTCACTAACCGTTTTTACAAGCTGCTGCGGATCAAGACTTTGTACTTTTTCTTTATCGAAGTAAAGTGCTGTCGACCCATCTTCAAGCGGGTGGAACATATCTGTACGTGTCCAGTCGAAAATCGGCATGAAATTATAACAAATTACTTTAACGCCTACTTCCGCCAAGTTCCGTATTGTCTGTTTATAATTTTCAATATATAAATCGCGACTACCAAGACCGAGCTTAATATCTTCATGAACGTTGACACTTTCAACAACATCAATATGGAAACCTTTCGACTGTATATACTCTGCTTCTTCTTTAATCTCTTCTTTCGTCCAAAGCTCGCCTGCTGCCTTTTGATGCAATGCCCAAACAATTCCTTTAACATTCGGAATCTGACGGATATGATCGAGCGTTACTGTATCATTGTTTCTTCCGTACCAGCGAAATGTAATATTCATCTTTTACACCTCTCCTTGTTTTGCTGCTTCTACATATTTTCTGCTTGCTTCTACTACTGCTGCATGTCCGCCTGTTGCATAAGCTTTATTTAAATCACTGCCAACCCCTACTGCGATTGCTCCCGCATCAAGCCATTCACCGATATTGTCAGTATTTATGCCACCAGTCGGCATAATCTGTACATGCGGTAATGGACCTTTAACAGACTTAATGAACGATGGCTTAAAGTTATTTGCAGGGAATAATTTAATCACATCACAGCCATACTCAAGTGCCGATACCATTTCCTGAATCGTCATACAACCAGGGAAATACGGAATAGCGTAGCGATTGCATACTTTTGCTACTTCTTTGCTGAACTGTGGACCTACAACAAACTTTGCTCCATTCAAAATTGCATGACGAGCTGTTTCCGCATCAAGCACCGTCCCAGCACCTACTACTGCATCAGAATTGCGGAATGTTTCCAGTACTTGCTGCGTATTTGGCGTTGTATAAGTGAGCTCAATTAAATGAATGCCCCCTTCAATCGTTGCATTAGAAAGAGCGATTGCTTCTTCTGCTGAACTTCCTCGAATCACTGCTACTACTTTCGAACTTGTAATCGCTGCTAATGTTTCAGCCTTTACCATATGTTCATCTCCCTTTTATATGATTAACGTTCAATTGCTTTTTTATTGTTCATAAAGTCGAGCACTTCCTGTAGTTCCGGCAATCCTTCATTATCACCTTTTACAGTCGTTACTAGCGCACCCACCGCATTCGCAAACGTAAGACTTTCTATTGGTGAATAATTGTGAAGAGCTGCGTATATATAGCCTGCATCAAACCCGTCTCCGGCACCTACTGTATCAATTGGAGTGATTTTGAAAGCTTCCTTTTCATGCCACATATTTTCTGAATAAAGCTTTGCACCATTGGCTCCGTCTTTAATAACAAATTGTCCGATTCCGTGCTGCTTTGCGAAAGCTTCCAGTGCTGGTTTGCTTACATCATGTTGAATAAGCTCCACTTCCTCCATCCCTGCCAGCAGAATATCTACATAAGGGAAAATTTGCTCATATGCTTTACGAGCGTCTTCAATCGTCCATAGTTTTAGTCGAATATTCGGATCGAATGAAATCTTTATATTTTTTTCTTTCGCCTTTTTTAGTACAGCTAGTACAATTTGCAGATTCTTTGGTGCGATTGCCAAAAATACACCTGTTAAATGGACAATCGACACGCCATTCAACAATTCGTCCGTAATATGCTCCGGTTCTATTGTTAATACCGGAGAATGATGGCGGTAGTAAAACGTTTTTCCGGAACCGTCTTCGCGGATTTCTTTAAAATTCAGAGATGTCGGATACCCATCAACGAACTCAACTTCCGATACATCAATGCCTTCTCCGCGAGCAAATTTGTAAATGCCTTTACCGAATTCATCATTACCTAGGCGACTCATCCATTTCGACTGCAATCCAAGTCGGGCACAACCAATAGCAAAGTTTAACTCTGCCCCACCCGCTTTCTTAGCAAAGC harbors:
- a CDS encoding gluconate permease, yielding MDFIVDYLPIIWVALGVGLLLYLNIVVKLNSVLALLIVAILVGVLNGLSLTDVVTSVKTGFGSTLGSLAIIIGMGAVLGKLMVDSGAAQRVASTLLKKFGAKNVEWAILIVGAIFGISVFYEVAFIILAPLVISIAIEAKMPYLRLGITMVAAATMAHSIFPPQPGPTALVEAYGADMGMVYLLGIVVAVPAIIAAGIILPRVLKNLDLPIPPLLKKSEEVDLDKAPGFGISLLIPLLPAIIITGATIYNMIFDKESAVGQFINFLGSAEISMILAVLIAIYVFGIRLGRTMKEVMNSFSGAIEGIAMIIFIVGSGGAFKQIILDTGIGDLIAGVMQNTSINPLIMAWLITAVIRIATGTGVVSAITAAGIVGPLIHTFDVNPVLMVLATAAGSNTITHVNDASFWLFKEYFNLSIKDTFKTWGLLLFTTSIVGLCVVLILDIFI
- a CDS encoding LacI family transcriptional regulator; its protein translation is MKNVTISDVAKHAGVSKSTISQYLNGRYEYMSEHTRKKVEYSIRELNYRPNIIARSLSQKSTFTVGIIVANILHSFSTHIIRAIELNFNKNGFHTIVCNADDEPEKERQYIEMLMAKQVDGMIIFPTGDNLDLYEQMKKKKYPIVFMDRTIEGLGIPSILLENEQAAEVAVKALTDNGHSRIAILTAPITRNITPRLERIEGYKKALVSRGIQVRDEYIHSVEVEEMKVSLRNMFELDQRPEAIIAGSDRVLVEILNFAKEHQLVIPKDLAVIGIDDVSFANLFTPQLTTISQPTTKMANKAVELLLQQIKGEQKLSKTIRFGGQLNMRQSH
- a CDS encoding D-mannonate oxidoreductase (Converts D-mannonate to D-mannuronate), coding for MIPIHENLANKVAVITGGSGVLCSKMAQELARQQVKVAIIGRTESKVEAVKEEIVAAGGNAVAITADVLNKDSLLAAKEQILEQFGRIDFLINGAGGNHPDAITEKEYYEANSTGLSFFDLQENGFSDVFSLNFTGTFLACQVFGEALLQAENPAIINISSMSAYTPLTKIPAYSAAKAAINNFTSWMAVHFAETGLRVNAIAPGFFITQQNKDLLVDAEGEYTARSKKIIEATPMKRFGEPDQLLGALLFLLDSSYSSFITGTTIAVDGGFNAYSGV
- a CDS encoding mannonate dehydratase, whose translation is MNITFRWYGRNNDTVTLDHIRQIPNVKGIVWALHQKAAGELWTKEEIKEEAEYIQSKGFHIDVVESVNVHEDIKLGLGSRDLYIENYKQTIRNLAEVGVKVICYNFMPIFDWTRTDMFHPLEDGSTALYFDKEKVQSLDPQQLVKTVSEASDLTLPGWEPERMARIAELFEAYKEVDEQKLWNNLRYFLDAIIPVAEEVGIRMAIHPDDPPYSIFGLPRIITGAASYEKLIEINDSLANSFTFCSGSMGASPDNDMVAIAEKYAYRSPFAHIRNVKIYENGSFAETSHFTSDGSIDIKGIVKTLHEQNYTGYVRPDHGRHLWGEVCRPGYGLYDRALGIMYLNGLWDAYSEQTGGK
- a CDS encoding bifunctional 2-keto-4-hydroxyglutarate aldolase/2-keto-3-deoxy-6-phosphogluconate aldolase, yielding MVKAETLAAITSSKVVAVIRGSSAEEAIALSNATIEGGIHLIELTYTTPNTQQVLETFRNSDAVVGAGTVLDAETARHAILNGAKFVVGPQFSKEVAKVCNRYAIPYFPGCMTIQEMVSALEYGCDVIKLFPANNFKPSFIKSVKGPLPHVQIMPTGGINTDNIGEWLDAGAIAVGVGSDLNKAYATGGHAAVVEASRKYVEAAKQGEV
- a CDS encoding 2-keto-3-deoxygluconate kinase, with translation MTTNPTVFTLGDALVTFNPSETGPLRYVQSFAKKAGGAELNFAIGCARLGLQSKWMSRLGNDEFGKGIYKFARGEGIDVSEVEFVDGYPTSLNFKEIREDGSGKTFYYRHHSPVLTIEPEHITDELLNGVSIVHLTGVFLAIAPKNLQIVLAVLKKAKEKNIKISFDPNIRLKLWTIEDARKAYEQIFPYVDILLAGMEEVELIQHDVSKPALEAFAKQHGIGQFVIKDGANGAKLYSENMWHEKEAFKITPIDTVGAGDGFDAGYIYAALHNYSPIESLTFANAVGALVTTVKGDNEGLPELQEVLDFMNNKKAIER